In Lactobacillus sp. PV012, one genomic interval encodes:
- a CDS encoding DUF1146 family protein, whose amino-acid sequence MKQVGAHALITLITYLVTIGISFRIVRSLRVDRLFKKGHTIEIQIFLIFLAISIGYLVGQFLITLVDQSAALSLLF is encoded by the coding sequence ATGAAACAAGTAGGCGCACACGCTTTAATAACATTAATAACTTATTTAGTAACAATTGGAATTTCTTTTAGAATAGTTCGTTCATTAAGAGTAGATAGACTTTTTAAAAAGGGACATACAATAGAAATTCAAATATTTTTAATTTTTTTAGCGATTAGTATAGGGTATTTGGTAGGACAATTTTTGATAACTTTAGTGGATCAATCAGCAGCTTTGAGTTTACTTTTTTAA
- a CDS encoding F0F1 ATP synthase subunit epsilon — translation MAEPENNLLTVTVVTPDGIIYSHHATMLVMRSVDGELAVMHDHLPLITPLTISEVKVTRDHAMNDRVDHIAVNGGYVEFSNNVATIIADSAERARNIDAARAQLAKQRAEESIKQAQAEHNDREMLEAEVALRRAVNRLHVRENYNE, via the coding sequence ATGGCAGAACCAGAAAATAATCTTTTAACCGTTACTGTAGTTACACCTGATGGAATTATTTATTCACATCATGCCACAATGTTAGTGATGAGATCGGTGGATGGTGAGTTAGCAGTTATGCATGACCACTTACCATTAATCACGCCATTAACAATTAGTGAAGTAAAGGTAACACGTGATCATGCAATGAATGATCGAGTAGATCACATTGCGGTTAACGGAGGTTACGTAGAATTTTCTAATAACGTGGCTACTATCATTGCTGATAGTGCAGAAAGAGCTAGAAATATTGATGCAGCACGTGCTCAATTAGCTAAGCAAAGAGCTGAAGAGAGCATTAAACAAGCTCAAGCTGAACACAATGATCGTGAAATGCTTGAAGCAGAAGTTGCATTAAGACGTGCTGTGAATAGATTACATGTACGTGAAAATTACAATGAGTAA
- a CDS encoding DNA-directed RNA polymerase subunit beta, whose amino-acid sequence MEKYFNSEVLKNTFRKIGKLILYLLLVVIVMAFIGCAFSGTNPFAIFFPTTWAKLFNFLS is encoded by the coding sequence ATGGAAAAATATTTTAATTCAGAAGTATTAAAAAACACTTTTAGAAAAATTGGAAAATTAATTTTATACCTTTTACTGGTAGTGATAGTTATGGCATTTATTGGATGTGCTTTTTCAGGTACTAATCCATTTGCTATTTTCTTTCCAACTACTTGGGCAAAATTATTCAATTTCTTAAGTTAA
- a CDS encoding DUF2969 domain-containing protein produces MSRKQQNIEIEVNEKKGVAIPTWEVVIPGKQSIGIIEQVEERYHVTSTKNNHSLYSKTLESAINELLSYFTLHEK; encoded by the coding sequence ATGTCACGAAAACAACAAAATATTGAAATCGAAGTTAATGAAAAAAAGGGTGTGGCCATTCCAACCTGGGAAGTGGTAATACCTGGCAAACAATCAATTGGTATTATTGAACAAGTTGAAGAACGTTATCATGTAACTTCTACTAAAAACAATCACAGTCTTTATTCGAAGACCTTGGAAAGTGCAATTAATGAGTTACTATCTTACTTTACTTTACACGAAAAATAG
- a CDS encoding F0F1 ATP synthase subunit gamma, whose amino-acid sequence MAESLLELKRKIASIQKTGQITEAMRMVSGVKLNKTEKIDQGYTVYNDKIRATVSHLMSSQIVNSVGASELSSEKISSLDYAHIFNLGTMGSLIQHRKNIKSTGYLVISGDRGLVGSYNSQVIKNMMSIFGDDKVNGKDTKILAVGSVAADFFKKQNLNVVYEYSGIDDVPTYDQVKDVVETAVKMYLNGVYDELYVCYTHHVNTLTSAFRVEKMLPISDIDINEQEEMPKDYLIEPNINEVLKAVLPQYAKSTIFGAILDAKTAEHASSMTAMQSATQNAEDVVSDLKTRLNRARQAQITTEITEIIGGASALE is encoded by the coding sequence ATGGCGGAATCTCTCCTTGAATTAAAAAGAAAGATTGCTTCAATTCAGAAAACTGGGCAAATTACGGAAGCTATGAGAATGGTTTCTGGAGTTAAGCTAAATAAAACTGAAAAGATCGATCAAGGTTATACAGTTTATAATGATAAGATAAGAGCTACTGTGTCTCACTTAATGAGTTCTCAAATTGTTAATTCAGTGGGTGCAAGTGAACTAAGTAGTGAAAAAATCTCTTCATTAGATTATGCCCATATCTTTAACTTAGGTACAATGGGCTCTTTAATCCAACATCGAAAGAATATTAAATCAACTGGTTACTTAGTAATCAGTGGCGATCGCGGATTAGTGGGATCCTATAATAGTCAAGTTATCAAAAATATGATGAGTATTTTTGGAGATGATAAGGTAAACGGCAAAGATACAAAAATTTTAGCTGTAGGTAGTGTAGCAGCTGACTTTTTTAAAAAGCAAAATTTAAACGTTGTTTATGAATACAGCGGAATTGATGATGTGCCAACTTATGATCAAGTTAAAGATGTGGTAGAAACAGCTGTAAAGATGTATTTAAACGGCGTTTATGATGAGTTATATGTATGTTACACTCACCATGTTAACACCTTAACTTCTGCTTTTAGAGTAGAAAAGATGTTACCAATTTCTGACATTGATATTAATGAGCAAGAAGAAATGCCAAAAGATTACCTTATCGAACCAAATATTAATGAAGTTCTAAAGGCTGTTTTACCTCAGTATGCAAAATCAACAATTTTTGGGGCTATCTTAGATGCAAAAACTGCTGAACATGCCAGTTCAATGACAGCAATGCAAAGTGCCACTCAAAATGCGGAAGATGTAGTATCTGATTTGAAGACAAGATTAAACAGAGCAAGGCAAGCACAAATTACTACCGAAATTACTGAAATTATCGGTGGAGCAAGTGCTTTAGAATAA
- the atpD gene encoding F0F1 ATP synthase subunit beta, which yields MSKGEIVQVVGPVVDVEFPIGKDLPAINNALHVKNDEGKTIVLEVTLELGDGVLRTISMESTDALKRGMEVEDTGAPISVPVGKPTLGRVFNVLGNPIDGGPALEDVERESIHKNAPKYSELSTSEEILETGIKVIDLLEPYVRGGKIGLFGGAGVGKTTIIQELIHNIAQEHGGISVFTGVGERTREGNDLYFEMKASGVLAKTAMVFGQMNEPPGARMRVALTGLTIAEYFRDVEGLDVLLFIDNIFRFTQAGSEVSALLGRMPSAVGYQPTLATEMGQLQERITSTKKGSITSIQAVYVPADDYTDPAPATTFAHLDATTNLERSLVDKGIYPAVDPLESTSSALDPEIVGEDHYHVAVEVQHILQRYQELQDIISVLGMDELSDEEKLIVGRARRIQFFLSQNFFVAEQFTGVPGSYVPIKETIKGFKMIIDGKLDDLPEDAFRGVGPIEDVIKKAKEMGVTPKDPEAQAMLEEAK from the coding sequence TTGAGTAAAGGCGAAATTGTTCAAGTTGTTGGACCAGTTGTTGACGTAGAATTTCCAATTGGAAAAGATTTACCAGCAATTAACAATGCGTTACACGTAAAAAATGATGAAGGTAAAACTATTGTTCTTGAAGTAACTCTTGAACTTGGTGATGGAGTATTAAGAACTATCTCAATGGAATCTACCGACGCTTTAAAACGTGGAATGGAAGTTGAAGATACAGGTGCTCCAATTTCTGTGCCAGTTGGTAAGCCAACACTAGGACGTGTATTTAATGTTTTGGGTAATCCAATTGATGGTGGCCCAGCTTTAGAAGATGTTGAACGTGAAAGTATCCACAAAAATGCTCCAAAGTACTCAGAATTAAGTACTAGTGAAGAAATTTTGGAAACAGGAATCAAGGTTATTGATTTACTTGAGCCTTACGTTCGTGGTGGTAAAATTGGTTTGTTTGGTGGTGCCGGTGTTGGTAAAACTACTATCATTCAAGAATTAATTCACAACATTGCTCAAGAACATGGTGGTATTTCTGTATTCACAGGTGTTGGAGAAAGAACACGTGAAGGGAATGACCTTTACTTTGAAATGAAGGCATCTGGAGTTTTAGCTAAAACTGCCATGGTGTTTGGTCAGATGAATGAACCGCCTGGTGCCAGAATGCGGGTTGCATTAACTGGATTAACAATTGCGGAATACTTCCGTGATGTTGAAGGATTAGACGTATTATTATTTATTGATAATATTTTCCGTTTCACTCAGGCTGGTTCAGAAGTTTCTGCCCTATTAGGTCGTATGCCAAGTGCCGTAGGATATCAACCTACTTTGGCAACTGAAATGGGACAATTACAAGAAAGAATTACTTCTACTAAAAAAGGATCAATTACTTCAATTCAGGCTGTTTATGTGCCTGCCGATGACTACACTGACCCTGCTCCAGCAACAACTTTTGCTCACTTGGATGCAACTACTAACTTGGAACGTAGTTTAGTAGATAAGGGTATTTATCCAGCGGTAGACCCACTTGAATCTACTTCAAGTGCCTTAGATCCAGAAATTGTTGGAGAAGATCACTATCATGTGGCTGTTGAAGTGCAACACATTTTACAACGCTACCAAGAATTACAAGATATTATTTCTGTGTTAGGTATGGATGAATTATCTGATGAAGAAAAATTAATTGTTGGTCGTGCAAGAAGAATTCAGTTCTTCCTTTCACAAAATTTCTTTGTAGCGGAACAATTTACTGGAGTTCCAGGATCATATGTACCAATTAAGGAAACTATTAAAGGCTTTAAGATGATTATTGATGGTAAACTTGATGATCTTCCTGAAGATGCCTTTCGTGGTGTTGGTCCGATTGAAGATGTAATTAAGAAAGCTAAGGAAATGGGAGTAACTCCTAAAGATCCTGAAGCTCAAGCAATGTTAGAAGAAGCAAAGTAA
- a CDS encoding rod shape-determining protein translates to MARDIGIDLGTANVLINVAGKGIVLDEPSVVAVDTKTDEVVAVGNDAYEMVGRTPGNIRVIRPLKNGVIADFDITETMLKYFLEKLNVKGVMSKPNILICAPAGVTSIEQKAIIQAAEKTGSGQVYLDFEPKVAAVGAGLDIFKPQGNMVIDIGGGTTDIAILSMGEIVTSRSLRWAGDKMNQAIINYVKNEKNLLIGQRTAEQIKKEIGYAFKADEAKKIDIRGRDIINGLPSTVTVTAPEIQGALNDGLMSIIDATKEVLEETPPELSADIIDRGIMLTGGGALLKNLDSLISYYLQVPVLIADNPLEAVAEGTGILLENIEQHKKR, encoded by the coding sequence GTGGCAAGAGATATAGGAATCGATTTGGGAACAGCAAATGTTTTAATTAATGTGGCAGGAAAAGGAATCGTATTAGATGAACCTTCTGTAGTTGCTGTTGATACAAAAACAGATGAAGTAGTAGCAGTCGGAAATGACGCTTATGAAATGGTGGGACGTACTCCGGGCAATATTAGAGTTATTAGACCTTTAAAAAATGGAGTAATTGCGGACTTTGATATTACTGAAACAATGTTAAAGTACTTTTTAGAAAAGTTAAATGTTAAAGGGGTAATGTCCAAACCAAATATTTTAATTTGTGCTCCAGCAGGAGTAACCTCTATTGAACAAAAGGCAATTATCCAAGCTGCTGAAAAGACAGGTAGCGGACAAGTGTATCTTGACTTTGAACCAAAAGTAGCAGCTGTAGGGGCAGGACTGGATATTTTTAAACCCCAAGGTAATATGGTAATTGATATTGGTGGAGGTACAACTGATATTGCAATTTTATCAATGGGTGAAATTGTAACTTCACGTTCTCTTCGTTGGGCTGGTGACAAAATGAACCAAGCCATTATTAATTACGTAAAAAATGAAAAAAACTTACTTATTGGTCAACGGACAGCAGAGCAAATCAAGAAAGAAATTGGATACGCATTTAAGGCCGACGAAGCTAAAAAAATAGATATCCGTGGTCGTGATATAATTAATGGATTACCTAGTACAGTAACAGTTACTGCGCCTGAGATTCAAGGTGCTTTAAATGATGGGTTGATGTCGATTATTGATGCAACTAAAGAAGTACTAGAAGAAACCCCACCAGAACTTTCTGCTGATATTATTGATCGTGGAATTATGTTGACTGGTGGAGGAGCACTTTTAAAGAATTTAGATAGTTTAATTTCATATTACCTTCAAGTACCAGTTTTAATAGCAGATAATCCACTTGAAGCAGTTGCTGAAGGAACTGGAATCTTATTAGAGAATATTGAGCAACATAAGAAGCGTTAA
- the atpA gene encoding F0F1 ATP synthase subunit alpha — protein sequence MSIKAEEISALIKKQLENYDDKLNVDEVGTVTYVGDGIARAHGLNDALSGELLEFSNGSYGIAQNLEANDVGIIILGQFDNIREGDQVKRTGRIMEVPVGDALIGRVVNPLGQAVDGLGEIKTDKTRPVESKAPGVMDRQSVNQPLQTGIKAIDALVPIGRGQRELIIGDRKTGKTALALDTIINQKDQDVICIYVAIGQKESTVKNSVETLKRFGAMDYTIVVEAGPSEPAPMLYIAPYAGTAMGEEFMYNGKDVLIVFDDLSKQAVAYRELSLLLRRPPGREAYPGDVFYLHSRLLERSARLSEKLGGGSMTALPFIQTQAGDISAYIPTNVISITDGQIFLEADMFFAGTRPAVNAGESVSRVGGSAQIKAMKKVAGTLRVDLASYRELESFAQFGSDLDQATQAKLNRGRRTVEVLKQPLHKTLPVEDEVLILYALTHGFIDSIPVEDIQRYELELYSFFASNHEDLLDVIRKTGDLPDEDKLNEALKNFNEGFSISKN from the coding sequence TTGAGCATTAAAGCCGAAGAAATTAGTGCTTTGATCAAGAAACAGCTTGAAAACTATGATGATAAGCTCAACGTCGACGAAGTAGGAACTGTTACCTATGTCGGTGACGGTATCGCCCGTGCTCACGGCTTAAATGATGCACTTTCTGGTGAATTATTAGAATTTTCAAATGGTTCATACGGTATTGCTCAAAACCTTGAAGCTAATGATGTTGGTATCATTATTTTAGGACAATTTGACAATATTCGTGAAGGTGATCAAGTTAAGCGCACAGGCCGGATCATGGAAGTTCCTGTAGGAGATGCCTTGATTGGACGTGTAGTTAATCCTTTAGGTCAAGCTGTTGACGGTTTAGGTGAAATCAAGACTGATAAAACTAGACCTGTAGAAAGTAAAGCGCCAGGTGTTATGGATCGTCAATCTGTAAATCAACCTTTACAAACAGGTATTAAGGCAATTGACGCATTAGTGCCAATTGGTCGAGGACAACGTGAATTAATTATTGGGGATCGTAAGACAGGTAAGACTGCCTTAGCCCTTGATACAATTATTAATCAAAAAGATCAAGATGTAATTTGTATTTATGTTGCCATCGGTCAAAAGGAATCAACTGTAAAGAATTCTGTTGAAACCTTAAAACGTTTTGGAGCAATGGATTATACCATTGTTGTAGAAGCTGGACCAAGTGAACCAGCTCCCATGCTTTATATTGCACCATATGCAGGTACTGCAATGGGTGAAGAGTTTATGTACAATGGTAAGGACGTTTTAATCGTCTTTGATGATTTAAGTAAGCAGGCTGTTGCTTACCGTGAACTTTCCTTGCTTTTGCGTCGTCCACCTGGTCGTGAAGCTTATCCAGGGGATGTTTTCTACTTACACTCACGTTTATTGGAACGTAGTGCAAGATTGAGTGAAAAACTTGGTGGCGGTTCAATGACTGCATTACCATTTATTCAAACTCAAGCTGGTGATATTTCTGCTTATATTCCTACTAATGTTATTTCAATTACTGACGGACAGATTTTCTTGGAAGCAGATATGTTCTTTGCTGGAACCCGTCCTGCCGTAAATGCCGGAGAATCAGTTTCTCGTGTTGGTGGTAGTGCACAGATTAAAGCAATGAAAAAAGTTGCAGGTACTTTGCGTGTGGATTTAGCTTCATATCGTGAACTTGAGAGTTTTGCCCAATTTGGTAGTGATTTAGATCAAGCTACTCAAGCAAAATTGAATCGTGGTCGTCGGACAGTAGAAGTATTAAAACAACCACTTCATAAAACTTTGCCAGTTGAAGATGAAGTTTTAATTCTTTACGCATTAACCCATGGATTTATTGATTCTATTCCAGTTGAAGATATTCAACGTTATGAATTAGAATTGTATTCATTCTTTGCAAGTAATCATGAAGATTTACTTGATGTTATCCGTAAAACTGGTGACTTACCTGATGAAGATAAACTTAATGAAGCTTTAAAGAACTTCAATGAAGGTTTTTCAATCAGTAAGAATTAA
- the atpF gene encoding F0F1 ATP synthase subunit B, protein MQFMFAALKLELGDTFYYLFIFAVLLVLVKHFAWGPVTSMMEKRREKIITDIEQAEDDRKKAELLANKREAELKNSRQEATQILSTAKSNAEKTKASIISDADTEAAAIRKKATAEAAQAKTDALNEARDQVADLSVAIAEKVIAKNLSAADQKDLVDQFIKGLND, encoded by the coding sequence ATGCAATTTATGTTTGCAGCCTTAAAGTTAGAGCTAGGTGACACATTCTATTACCTCTTTATCTTTGCTGTCCTTCTTGTTTTAGTTAAGCATTTTGCTTGGGGTCCAGTGACAAGCATGATGGAAAAACGTCGTGAAAAGATTATCACTGATATTGAACAAGCAGAAGATGACCGTAAAAAAGCTGAATTATTAGCTAATAAGCGTGAAGCAGAGCTTAAGAACTCAAGACAAGAGGCAACACAGATTCTTTCTACTGCAAAGAGTAATGCGGAAAAAACAAAAGCATCTATTATTAGTGATGCTGATACTGAAGCTGCCGCAATTAGAAAAAAGGCTACTGCTGAAGCTGCTCAAGCTAAAACAGATGCCTTAAATGAAGCTCGGGACCAAGTAGCTGATCTTTCAGTGGCAATTGCAGAAAAAGTAATTGCTAAGAATTTATCTGCTGCAGATCAAAAAGACTTGGTAGATCAATTTATCAAGGGGCTGAATGATTAA
- a CDS encoding FtsW/RodA/SpoVE family cell cycle protein, which produces MAQVEKKPAWYERIAWGIVIPVVLLAIISLYTIWIAAANDPSMGSPLKTVVSQGIWYLLSAGLIVLVMQFDSEQLFKIAPYIYGIGIVLLIAVLFLYNRQVAADTGAKSWFKLGPLTFQPSEIMKPAFILMLARVVERHNNRYAHTIRNDWILLAEIIGWLLPVAILLKLQNDFGTMLVFIAIVAGVVLVSGISWKIIIPTYGIVALIGIIAITLVVTPSGQEILTHFGFKAYQFQRINAWLNPAEDTSSGAYQLWQSMKAIGSGQLFGIGAGKLNVYVPVRTSDMIFSVIGESFGFVGSCALILIYFYLILQMVKITFETKNAFYSYISTGIIMMILFHVFENIGMGIDVLPLTGIPLPFVSQGGSALLGNMIGVGLILSMKWHHRDYMFSTAGDF; this is translated from the coding sequence ATGGCACAAGTTGAAAAAAAGCCAGCTTGGTATGAAAGAATAGCATGGGGAATAGTAATTCCTGTTGTCCTTTTAGCAATAATCAGTTTATATACGATTTGGATAGCTGCTGCTAATGATCCCTCTATGGGATCACCATTAAAAACCGTAGTTAGTCAAGGAATTTGGTATCTGTTATCTGCTGGATTAATTGTATTAGTAATGCAATTTGATTCTGAACAACTATTTAAGATTGCACCATATATTTATGGGATAGGAATTGTTTTATTAATAGCAGTTCTTTTCTTGTATAATCGACAAGTTGCAGCTGATACTGGAGCTAAAAGTTGGTTTAAATTAGGACCCCTAACTTTTCAACCATCTGAAATAATGAAACCAGCTTTCATTTTGATGTTAGCTAGAGTGGTAGAAAGACATAATAATCGGTATGCTCATACTATTCGAAATGATTGGATTTTATTAGCAGAGATTATTGGGTGGTTATTACCTGTAGCCATTTTATTGAAACTTCAAAATGACTTTGGGACCATGTTAGTATTTATTGCAATTGTAGCTGGAGTTGTTTTAGTTTCAGGGATTTCTTGGAAAATTATTATTCCAACTTATGGTATTGTAGCGCTAATTGGTATCATAGCAATAACGTTGGTAGTTACACCTAGTGGACAAGAAATATTGACTCACTTTGGATTTAAAGCTTATCAGTTTCAAAGAATTAATGCTTGGTTAAATCCAGCTGAGGATACTTCTTCAGGAGCCTACCAATTATGGCAAAGTATGAAAGCAATTGGTTCAGGTCAACTCTTTGGAATTGGCGCTGGAAAATTAAATGTTTATGTTCCTGTTCGGACATCTGATATGATTTTTTCCGTAATTGGTGAATCATTTGGATTTGTAGGAAGTTGTGCATTAATTTTAATTTATTTCTACTTGATTCTTCAGATGGTAAAAATTACTTTTGAAACAAAAAATGCTTTCTATTCATATATTTCAACTGGAATTATTATGATGATTTTATTCCATGTTTTTGAAAATATTGGAATGGGGATTGATGTTTTACCATTAACAGGGATTCCACTTCCGTTTGTATCCCAAGGGGGGTCAGCCTTACTAGGAAATATGATTGGTGTTGGGCTAATTCTTTCAATGAAGTGGCACCATCGTGATTATATGTTTAGTACAGCTGGTGACTTTTAA
- a CDS encoding F0F1 ATP synthase subunit delta, with product MSLSREEIAARYSKALFEYAQDTDSLEQVYSDMNALEQAVKENPTVINLLADPILSTKEKEKFLATISEDLTPESKKFLEFLLAYGRFNNFVEIITSFDNLYDHYKNIATGTVTSAVKLTKTELSKISQAYAKKYGLNDLILTNKVEPSILGGVILQVGDRIIDGSIRTKLQHIREQLLKSK from the coding sequence ATGTCTTTAAGTAGAGAAGAAATTGCTGCTAGATATAGTAAAGCTTTGTTTGAATATGCTCAAGATACAGATTCTTTAGAACAAGTTTATAGTGATATGAATGCCTTAGAACAAGCAGTGAAAGAAAATCCAACTGTTATTAATCTATTGGCAGATCCTATTTTGTCCACAAAAGAAAAAGAAAAATTCTTAGCTACTATTTCAGAAGATTTAACACCTGAAAGTAAAAAGTTTTTAGAATTTTTACTTGCATACGGTAGATTTAATAACTTTGTTGAAATTATAACAAGTTTTGATAATCTTTATGATCATTACAAAAATATTGCTACAGGAACTGTAACAAGTGCAGTTAAATTAACAAAGACTGAATTAAGTAAAATCTCACAAGCTTATGCAAAAAAGTATGGGCTAAACGATTTGATTTTAACAAATAAAGTTGAACCTAGTATTCTAGGCGGTGTTATTCTCCAAGTAGGAGATCGTATTATTGATGGTTCAATTAGAACCAAATTGCAACACATTCGTGAGCAATTATTAAAGAGTAAATAA
- the yidD gene encoding membrane protein insertion efficiency factor YidD: MKKILIAFVRFYQLAISPLLPPSCRYYPTCSSYMITALKKHGAFKGTLMGVSRILRCNPFIRGGVDPVPDKFTLRRNPHPERYMDPIIARSFYKKSSKKNAENHFKI, from the coding sequence ATGAAAAAAATTTTAATCGCATTTGTACGATTTTATCAACTAGCAATTTCTCCCTTATTGCCACCTAGTTGTCGGTATTATCCGACTTGTTCTTCATATATGATTACTGCTTTGAAAAAACATGGAGCTTTTAAGGGAACACTAATGGGAGTAAGTCGTATTTTGAGATGTAATCCATTTATTAGGGGAGGTGTGGATCCAGTACCAGATAAATTTACTTTAAGAAGAAATCCTCATCCAGAGAGATATATGGATCCAATTATTGCTAGATCATTTTATAAAAAATCGTCAAAAAAGAATGCTGAAAACCATTTTAAAATTTAA
- a CDS encoding universal stress protein, which translates to MLKQYKNIQVAVDGSHEAKMAFKRAVEVAKRNDATLNIVHVVDTRAFQDVSSFDSAMVEQVSKDSEERIKKYYQEAIDAGIKDVKYSIEYGSPKNILAHQFPEKHNIDLIIIGATGLNAVERLLIGSITEYVTRTAECDVLVIRHRDAQKIDIENNN; encoded by the coding sequence ATGTTAAAACAATATAAAAACATTCAAGTTGCAGTTGATGGCTCTCATGAAGCAAAGATGGCCTTCAAGCGTGCTGTTGAAGTAGCCAAACGAAATGATGCTACATTAAATATTGTTCACGTTGTTGATACTCGTGCATTTCAAGATGTATCTAGCTTTGATTCTGCAATGGTCGAACAAGTTTCTAAAGATTCTGAAGAAAGAATCAAAAAGTATTATCAAGAAGCAATTGATGCTGGGATCAAAGATGTTAAGTACTCAATTGAGTATGGATCTCCAAAGAATATCTTAGCTCATCAATTTCCAGAAAAGCATAATATCGATTTAATAATCATTGGAGCTACTGGTTTAAATGCTGTCGAACGTCTCTTGATTGGTAGCATTACTGAATATGTAACTCGTACTGCTGAATGCGATGTTTTAGTAATTCGTCATCGAGATGCTCAAAAGATTGACATTGAAAATAACAATTAA
- a CDS encoding replication-associated recombination protein A yields MKPLAYRMRPTNIDEIVGQHHLVGPGKIIRRMVEAKLLSSMILYGPPGIGKTSIASAIAGSTKYAFRTLNAATDTKKDLQIVAEEAKMSGTVVLLLDEIHRLDKTKQDFLLPLLESGQVILIGATTENPYISISPAIRSRTQIFELQRLEEADVSRAIDRALKDEKDGLGKYHPHLTASARKLLINTGNGDLRATLNGLELAVTSTYQENREINNDKKQLIIDQDAIANSLQVKSQDYDANGDSHYNLISAFQKSIRGSDTDAAIYYLAQLCESGDLISICRRLLVIAYEDIGLANMPACQRTVASVQAAQSVGLPEARIILADTVIELCLSPKSNSGILAIDQALEDIRAKKISPVPPHLKDAHFKGAKKLGHGVNYLYPHSYPNDWVAQQYLPTSLKNTQYFNPKGNSKFEEAFKRQYKRLKKLQKDGLKSKQDD; encoded by the coding sequence ATGAAACCTTTAGCTTATCGGATGCGCCCTACTAATATTGATGAAATTGTGGGTCAACATCATTTAGTTGGGCCTGGGAAGATTATTCGGCGAATGGTCGAAGCAAAACTTCTTTCTTCAATGATTCTTTATGGACCACCTGGCATTGGTAAAACCAGTATCGCTAGCGCAATTGCTGGATCTACTAAATATGCTTTTAGAACGCTTAATGCTGCTACTGATACTAAAAAAGATCTTCAAATTGTTGCTGAAGAAGCAAAAATGAGTGGAACAGTTGTTTTACTTTTAGACGAAATTCACCGCCTCGACAAAACAAAACAGGATTTTTTACTTCCGTTATTAGAATCTGGGCAAGTTATCTTAATTGGTGCTACTACAGAGAATCCTTACATCTCTATTTCTCCGGCCATTAGATCAAGAACTCAGATCTTTGAACTACAACGCTTAGAGGAAGCGGATGTTTCTCGTGCAATTGATCGTGCCCTAAAAGATGAAAAAGATGGGCTCGGTAAATATCATCCTCATTTAACAGCAAGCGCTCGGAAATTATTGATCAATACAGGAAACGGCGATCTTAGAGCCACTCTTAATGGCCTCGAATTAGCCGTCACTTCTACCTATCAAGAAAATAGAGAGATAAATAATGATAAGAAACAATTAATAATTGATCAAGATGCAATAGCTAATTCTCTTCAGGTAAAAAGTCAAGATTATGATGCCAATGGAGACAGTCACTATAATCTTATTTCTGCTTTTCAAAAGTCAATTCGTGGTTCAGATACTGATGCAGCTATTTATTATTTGGCCCAACTCTGTGAATCAGGAGATTTAATTTCAATTTGTCGCCGTCTTTTAGTTATTGCTTATGAAGATATTGGGCTAGCAAACATGCCAGCCTGTCAACGCACAGTGGCTAGTGTACAAGCCGCTCAAAGCGTCGGCTTGCCAGAAGCCCGTATTATTTTAGCAGATACCGTAATTGAACTTTGCTTATCTCCAAAAAGTAATAGTGGGATTCTTGCAATTGACCAAGCCTTAGAAGATATTCGAGCGAAAAAAATTTCACCTGTTCCTCCACATTTAAAAGATGCGCACTTTAAGGGGGCAAAAAAACTTGGTCACGGAGTTAACTATCTTTATCCTCACTCCTATCCCAATGACTGGGTAGCGCAGCAGTACCTTCCCACTAGTCTAAAAAATACCCAATACTTTAATCCAAAGGGAAATTCCAAGTTTGAAGAAGCTTTCAAGCGTCAATATAAACGATTGAAAAAGCTTCAAAAAGATGGGTTAAAATCAAAGCAAGATGATTGA